The Deltaproteobacteria bacterium genomic interval GGCCCAAGACCATTCTAGAAAAGGGGGCTACCGTGGCAAAAAATGCCGTGGTCATGGAGTCAGTTATACTCCCGGGTGCTCAAGTCGGCGCCGGAGAGAATATACATCGCATGATCATAGGCGCAGAGTTTAGACTAAACATTTCCTTTGACTAATCTAACTACAGACGACCATAGTTGGGGAAGATAAGTGGACGGTGCTGTAAAAACTTGCTTGGTCTTCTGCCTGACGACTGGTCTATCGTTAATTCTGGCCGGAACCAATGATTAAGACCTATCGTTTGCTGGTACCGCGTTATTTCAGCAACACTACCACATCTTTTGGTTTCCAAACCTCTGACTCATCTTTCTTTATATGAGTGCCTGGTTTGTTTTCGAAACCTACATCAGATTCACGTGTGGAAGTCATCTTGCCTCCGTACAACGTTCTGATGGGTATCACACTATGAAGCCCTTCGACTTCGTCTTAGATCTAGTACTAATTAAACTCTCAGTGCGTCGAGATTTTTCAATGTTTTGCTGTTTGTGATCAGCTTCTTAGCTGCGTTTGCGCCTTTGCCCGCGCTGCTTTCAGTGCTTTTTACTTTAACAACTAACTTATTTGCCGGTTGGCTTTTGGAAAGAGCGACTTTTGCCGCGTCACTTTTAAATTTGGTAAGTGCTGCTTGTACTGCTCCTCGCGGAACATAGTAGACGGTGGAGCCAGATTGAACTACGTCGGGGTCGTCAATGTTGTCGTTGTGACGCCAAATGGAGCGCCATCCTGAGGTTTCGCCGTAAACACGTTTTGAAATCGTTGCGAGCGTGTCGCCCGGTTGTACTTGTTCTTCTGCACGCTGAACTGCGTCGTAAGCCTTTGCGAAAGCGAGTGCGCTGTCTTCGAGGGTGTAATAGATCACGTCACCTGGGTAGATTTTGCTTGGATTTGCAAGTCCGCTGAGTGTGGCCATTTCTTGCCAGTGACTTGGCGCACCGTAAATCTTTTGCGAAATTTTGGCGAGCGTGTCGCCTGGTTCAACGATGTAGGCCATCTTCGAGCCTAGCTCAGGAAGGCCGGCTGCTGCCGGAGATCCGCCTGGCTGCTGCGGCAGTGCCGTTGAAGCGGGTCCGGGTGCTGCTGCGGCTGGTGCCGCCGCTGGTGCAGCAGAAGCAGTTGAGTTGGCTGGTGCCGTTGTGGCGGCATCGCCTGCTGGCGCTGCTGCGGCGCCGTCGGCTGGTGCTGCTGCATCGCCGGTAGCGGCTTCGGCTGTAGCATTATCGCCAGCTGGTTGTTGGCCATTCATCTCAGTGATGATGTCCTGTAAATCGTTTTCGCCAGAGCCTGAAGCTCCAGCGTTGGCAACTGCTTCCGCGTTTTCTCCGCCAGAAGCAGCATTGGCTGCCTCGGCGTCTGCGGATGCACCACCATCCTCCGCAGCAGCGTTGTTTCCACCGCTACCGTCGCCTTCTTCTCCAGCA includes:
- a CDS encoding LysM peptidoglycan-binding domain-containing protein, translated to MRMFGRRWLGASLLALSFSFGIVGCSGDQGTEEAVEGSENQVADESGGGDAAAGEEGDGSGGNNAAAEDGGASADAEAANAASGGENAEAVANAGASGSGENDLQDIITEMNGQQPAGDNATAEAATGDAAAPADGAAAAPAGDAATTAPANSTASAAPAAAPAAAAPGPASTALPQQPGGSPAAAGLPELGSKMAYIVEPGDTLAKISQKIYGAPSHWQEMATLSGLANPSKIYPGDVIYYTLEDSALAFAKAYDAVQRAEEQVQPGDTLATISKRVYGETSGWRSIWRHNDNIDDPDVVQSGSTVYYVPRGAVQAALTKFKSDAAKVALSKSQPANKLVVKVKSTESSAGKGANAAKKLITNSKTLKNLDALRV